The Pieris napi chromosome 21, ilPieNapi1.2, whole genome shotgun sequence genome contains a region encoding:
- the LOC125060535 gene encoding U1 small nuclear ribonucleoprotein C-like, translated as MSYGPPYGGPGGPPYGGPPYGGPGGPPYAGYPPPPGVVFPPTVVMPMPVYPPPPHVYPPTHTYPPAYPHPQPQPPPDDPVNVIENDPPKPFGDSDVDWVPTSSHAAESLSSRVFVTGREGWDNSPLWTIRAHHNGNLIPGKLAIKHKVAYIPYAGKEVRVHNFEVLCTNPNKVRWIPSSNGSVAPGAIPAGNTHTAEPLYIGRVRHKGSLTPGKVHPSHNCCYISFDGSEVSYKNYEVLCVVGGGPPQGIARAVPL; from the exons ATGTCGTAcg GCCCTCCATACGGTGGTCCCGGAGGTCCTCCATACGGTGGTCCTCCATACGGTGGACCTGGGGGCCCTCCCTATGCTGGCTACCCTCCTCCTCCCGGGGTCGTCTTTCCTCCCACTGTGGTCATGCCAATGCCGGTATACCCTCCGCCGCCACATGTCTACCCTCCTACACATACCTACCCACCGGCGTACCCACACCCCCAGCCCCAGCCACCACCGGACGATCCAGTAAACGTCATTGAAA ACGACCCGCCAAAGCCTTTCGGTGATTCAGATGTTGACTGGGTTCCCACGTCTTCCCACGCAGCAGAGTCACTATCCAGCCGTGTATTCGTGACAGGTAGAGAAGGGTGGGATAACAGCCCCCTATGGACTATAAGAGCCCATCACAATGGGAACTTGATCCCTGGAAAGCTAGCGATAAAGCATAAAGTTGCTTATATCCCTTATGCAGGAAAGGAAGTACGCGTACATAACTTTGAG gtTTTATGTACGAATCCGAATAAGGTTAGATGGATTCCCTCCAGCAATGGTTCAGTCGCTCCAGGCGCTATACCCGCTGGCAATACACACACTGCCGAGCCACTGTACATTGGACGAGTTAGGCACAAGGGATCTCTTACTCCTGGAAAG gttcaCCCCAGTCACAACTGCTGTTATATATCATTTGATGGATCCGAAGTATCATACAAAAACTATGAAGTTTTGTGTGTTGTAGGGGGAGGGCCACCTCAAGGCATTGCCCGCGCTGTAccactataa